From a single Streptomyces sp. NBC_00377 genomic region:
- a CDS encoding carbohydrate ABC transporter permease, with protein sequence MTKRASAVSASPPSPSRRRNKYTLAPLVLIAANVVLFALFFVWPAVIGLVYSFTNYTGVGAFQFIGLDNYHNLFGDSTFYDALSRTLLYAVLFVPLNFAVSLLAANLLVSKNAKGGSVARVLFFIPWLLSPIVVGVLWRWMFGENFGLVNYVIERFGGSAVPWQSNADLSLLVVVMAASWAWTGFSMLLFIAAIKNVPVSYYEAASLDGAGPWRQFFSITLPSIAPTSFIVILLNTINAMKEYPVFVALNNGGPGTSNNLLVQYIYETGFKRGQIGYASAASFVLMLILMAVAIIQLIVNRRVENR encoded by the coding sequence ATGACAAAACGCGCCTCGGCCGTGTCAGCGAGCCCGCCGAGCCCGTCCAGGAGACGCAACAAGTACACCCTTGCGCCGCTCGTCCTCATCGCGGCCAATGTCGTGCTCTTCGCGTTGTTCTTCGTCTGGCCGGCGGTGATCGGGCTCGTCTACAGCTTCACGAACTACACGGGCGTGGGGGCGTTCCAGTTCATCGGACTGGACAACTACCACAACCTGTTCGGGGACTCCACGTTCTACGACGCGCTGAGCCGGACGCTGCTGTACGCCGTGCTCTTCGTGCCGCTGAACTTCGCGGTCTCGCTGCTTGCCGCCAATCTGCTGGTGAGCAAGAACGCCAAGGGCGGGTCGGTCGCCCGCGTCCTCTTCTTCATTCCGTGGCTGCTGTCGCCCATCGTCGTGGGTGTCCTGTGGCGGTGGATGTTCGGTGAGAACTTCGGACTGGTCAACTACGTCATCGAGAGGTTCGGCGGCAGCGCCGTTCCGTGGCAGTCGAACGCGGACCTGTCGCTGCTGGTGGTGGTGATGGCGGCGTCCTGGGCCTGGACGGGCTTCTCGATGCTGCTGTTCATCGCGGCGATCAAGAACGTACCGGTGTCCTACTACGAGGCGGCCTCGCTCGACGGCGCCGGCCCCTGGCGCCAGTTCTTCAGCATCACGCTGCCGAGCATCGCGCCCACCTCGTTCATCGTCATCCTGCTCAACACGATCAACGCGATGAAGGAATACCCGGTGTTCGTCGCCCTCAACAACGGCGGACCCGGCACATCGAACAACCTGCTCGTCCAGTACATCTACGAGACCGGCTTCAAACGGGGCCAGATCGGCTACGCGAGCGCCGCGTCGTTCGTGCTCATGCTCATCCTGATGGCCGTCGCGATCATCCAGCTGATCGTCAACCGACGGGTGGAGAACCGATGA
- a CDS encoding extracellular solute-binding protein, which produces MTTVGVRRSRRLGRGGIRRLVPLAAGAAAGALLLSACGSGSDSGGTSKSLTFWISTVPGQDAGWKKVVADYKKDAGVSVKLVNIPYDGYTTKLHNAAQANSLPDVAAVPALDPIWSSKLIDLASIANNKANKINANFLAKDSSGKVLAIPSDVTASGLYINKSLFEKAGVAFPASPDKTWTWTDFIAAANKVREKTKAKYSLTFDQSPSRLRAMVYEMGGQYVHADSSGKFSVDEATKKAVNTFVGWNDDKTMPKSVWTSGADPSAMFQSGDVVAYWSGVWQVPAFAESIKKFEWASVPTPAQPVQASDVNSGGNVVGFNNNADASAAAKKFLSWLYEPAHYQALCEASGFLPVESGLNPKYPFTSEAAQAAFKLYNESIPLYAPISGYFNGAQTNWVLKGKSLTEDPTKTELGKAINGQQSADKALENIVAGYNQQVGG; this is translated from the coding sequence ATGACCACTGTGGGTGTGCGGCGCTCCCGCCGACTCGGCCGCGGCGGCATACGCCGCCTGGTTCCCCTCGCTGCCGGGGCCGCGGCAGGTGCCCTGCTTCTCTCCGCCTGCGGGTCGGGTTCCGACTCGGGCGGGACCTCCAAGTCGCTGACGTTCTGGATCTCCACGGTTCCGGGGCAGGACGCGGGCTGGAAGAAGGTGGTGGCGGACTACAAGAAGGACGCCGGCGTCTCCGTCAAGCTCGTCAACATCCCCTACGACGGCTACACGACGAAGCTGCACAACGCCGCGCAGGCGAACTCCCTGCCCGACGTCGCGGCCGTCCCGGCGCTGGACCCGATCTGGTCGAGCAAGCTGATCGACCTCGCCTCCATCGCCAACAACAAGGCCAACAAGATCAACGCCAACTTCCTGGCGAAGGACTCGTCCGGGAAGGTGCTGGCCATCCCCTCGGACGTCACCGCGTCCGGCCTGTACATCAACAAGAGCCTGTTCGAGAAGGCCGGTGTCGCCTTCCCGGCCTCGCCCGACAAGACCTGGACGTGGACCGACTTCATCGCCGCGGCGAACAAGGTCCGCGAGAAGACCAAGGCCAAGTACTCCCTCACGTTCGACCAGTCGCCGTCCCGGCTGCGTGCCATGGTGTACGAGATGGGCGGCCAGTACGTCCACGCGGACTCCTCCGGCAAGTTCTCGGTGGACGAGGCGACCAAGAAGGCCGTGAACACCTTCGTCGGATGGAACGACGACAAGACCATGCCGAAGTCGGTGTGGACCAGCGGCGCCGACCCGTCCGCCATGTTCCAGAGCGGTGACGTCGTCGCCTACTGGTCCGGTGTGTGGCAGGTTCCCGCCTTCGCGGAGAGCATCAAGAAGTTCGAGTGGGCGAGCGTCCCGACTCCGGCCCAGCCGGTGCAGGCCAGTGACGTGAACAGCGGCGGCAACGTTGTGGGCTTCAACAACAACGCCGACGCGTCCGCCGCCGCGAAGAAGTTCCTGTCCTGGCTGTACGAGCCCGCCCACTACCAGGCGCTGTGCGAGGCGTCCGGCTTCCTGCCGGTCGAGAGCGGTCTGAACCCGAAGTACCCCTTCACGTCCGAGGCGGCGCAGGCGGCGTTCAAGCTCTACAACGAGTCGATCCCGCTGTACGCCCCGATCTCCGGCTACTTCAACGGCGCGCAGACGAACTGGGTGCTGAAGGGCAAGAGCCTCACCGAGGACCCGACCAAGACGGAACTCGGCAAGGCGATCAACGGCCAGCAGTCGGCCGACAAGGCCCTGGAGAACATCGTGGCCGGCTACAACCAGCAGGTCGGCGGCTGA
- a CDS encoding ROK family transcriptional regulator — MAEAPRLTDSASAVFAVLARAGSATRPQLASLAGLSKPTVSSAVAELESARLAAHSGTTSSGTGRSAAVYCLGPAAGAVLAVDLGPALTRVRGCALDGSLLAEATASRTDAADAVREALAALPGGIPLRAIVVAVGDVAARDRQGSGMRPATAKAGPVFDAVAVALPPGVPVHLENNVNCAALAELHEGAARGRHTFGYLRIGVGIGLGIVVGGSVLRGSNGAAGELARLPYPWDDGREPRQEALEEYIGARSLLRRAAAAWQGADGPCPRTTERLFALAGEGRAPAVEVVGRHAADVGRLAAAVTAVLDPGLIVLGGSTGADPQLLPGVRAELARLSWPTEVVSSTVGDTGTVAGAARLAVARGVQTVTEAARAKD, encoded by the coding sequence GTGGCGGAAGCCCCCCGCCTGACCGACAGTGCGAGTGCGGTGTTCGCCGTGCTGGCCCGGGCGGGCAGCGCGACCCGGCCGCAGCTCGCGAGCCTGGCGGGCCTGTCCAAGCCGACCGTGTCCTCCGCCGTGGCGGAACTGGAGAGCGCCCGGCTGGCCGCGCACTCCGGCACCACCTCGAGCGGCACCGGCCGCTCGGCCGCCGTCTACTGCCTGGGGCCGGCCGCCGGAGCCGTGCTGGCCGTCGACCTCGGCCCCGCCCTCACCCGGGTCCGGGGCTGCGCCCTGGACGGCTCCCTGCTCGCCGAGGCCACCGCCTCCCGGACGGACGCCGCCGACGCCGTGCGCGAGGCGCTCGCGGCGCTGCCCGGCGGCATCCCGCTGCGCGCCATCGTCGTCGCCGTCGGTGACGTCGCGGCCCGCGACCGGCAGGGCAGCGGCATGCGCCCCGCGACCGCCAAGGCCGGCCCCGTCTTCGACGCCGTGGCCGTCGCGCTGCCCCCCGGGGTGCCCGTCCACCTCGAGAACAACGTCAACTGCGCCGCGCTCGCGGAGCTGCACGAGGGCGCCGCGCGCGGCCGGCACACCTTCGGCTATCTGCGGATCGGCGTGGGCATCGGTCTCGGCATCGTCGTCGGCGGCTCGGTGCTGCGCGGCTCGAACGGCGCCGCCGGTGAGCTGGCCCGGCTGCCCTACCCCTGGGACGACGGCCGTGAGCCGCGCCAGGAGGCCCTGGAGGAGTACATCGGCGCACGGTCCCTGCTGCGCCGCGCCGCGGCGGCCTGGCAGGGCGCCGACGGCCCCTGTCCGCGCACCACCGAGCGGCTTTTCGCCCTGGCGGGGGAGGGCCGTGCCCCGGCGGTCGAGGTCGTAGGCCGCCATGCCGCCGACGTGGGCCGGCTGGCCGCCGCCGTGACCGCCGTGCTGGACCCGGGTCTGATCGTGCTGGGGGGCAGTACGGGCGCGGATCCACAGCTCCTGCCCGGTGTACGGGCCGAGCTGGCGCGGCTGAGCTGGCCCACCGAGGTGGTGAGCAGCACGGTCGGGGACACCGGCACCGTCGCGGGTGCCGCGCGGCTCGCGGTCGCCCGGGGAGTCCAAACCGTGACCGAGGCGGCGCGGGCCAAGGATTGA
- a CDS encoding N-acetylglucosamine kinase — MQDSPPSRPLVVGVDVGGTKTHLRALAGDAVVADHISASTGWRPHDPADAARRLTGLVRAALPAGARPSALAVGAHACETPRQCAQIRDAVQLSLGVPVLVVGDAELLVPAAGLDKGVGLVAGTGSVAVGRLPGGDPVQVGGWGAVLGDEGGAAGLVREAARAVWAAHDRGEEPGALALGLLAAFGVSEVPALGAALEGAADVSAEWGRHAPVVFAAAAGGCGLARSVIADAGTALATLVARLAARGVAVGDVVVAGGTVLGQPTLYDAFAAALLEAVPGARSQPLTVPPVEGAVALARSLL, encoded by the coding sequence GTGCAGGACTCTCCCCCTTCGCGCCCCCTCGTGGTCGGCGTCGACGTGGGCGGCACCAAGACACATCTGCGCGCCCTCGCGGGCGACGCCGTCGTGGCCGACCACATCAGCGCCAGCACCGGATGGCGGCCGCACGACCCGGCGGACGCCGCGCGGCGGCTGACCGGTCTCGTCCGCGCGGCGCTGCCCGCGGGCGCACGCCCGTCGGCGCTCGCCGTGGGCGCGCACGCCTGTGAGACACCACGCCAGTGCGCGCAGATCCGTGACGCCGTACAGCTCTCCCTCGGTGTGCCCGTGCTCGTCGTGGGCGACGCCGAGCTGCTCGTCCCCGCCGCCGGCCTGGACAAGGGCGTCGGCCTCGTGGCCGGCACCGGGTCCGTGGCGGTGGGCCGGCTGCCGGGCGGCGATCCCGTCCAGGTGGGCGGCTGGGGCGCGGTCCTCGGCGACGAGGGCGGCGCCGCCGGTCTGGTCCGCGAGGCGGCCCGCGCCGTGTGGGCGGCCCACGACCGCGGTGAGGAACCCGGGGCCCTGGCCCTCGGTCTCCTCGCCGCCTTCGGTGTGTCCGAGGTCCCGGCGCTCGGCGCGGCGCTGGAGGGCGCCGCGGACGTGTCCGCCGAGTGGGGTCGCCACGCCCCGGTCGTCTTCGCCGCCGCGGCCGGCGGCTGCGGGCTCGCCCGGTCCGTGATCGCCGACGCCGGTACGGCCCTCGCCACGCTGGTCGCCCGACTCGCCGCACGCGGGGTCGCGGTCGGCGACGTGGTCGTGGCCGGCGGCACGGTGCTCGGCCAGCCGACGCTCTACGACGCCTTCGCCGCCGCGCTCCTCGAAGCGGTGCCCGGTGCCCGGTCGCAGCCGCTCACCGTGCCGCCTGTCGAGGGTGCGGTGGCGTTGGCGCGCTCGCTCCTGTGA
- a CDS encoding phosphatase PAP2 family protein, translating to MPSPAGQPTPSAVNRRHFLKVSFGGSAALVAAPTLVSWLGAADAKAATAPLPFVDDYRTNVPANLTPETNAVVRILGGFAQIWKTGAAWNTGTALRPEILRANVRYSIAITGARTEAEGKEAFVYDRQHQSYAMIAGLGPLSDLYRTGAKAVTSITAAPDTTPATKIDDAVPAGAPAGSALGAGSYTSDLGQVARLVDTVRGPFASGNQGKYAYQYPRPWRMNENSEVVDTGRTDALGYPVYDSEVVVVPQLLRQRSTSPTDDGGFPSGHTNAFHLASLAYAYAVPERFQELVTRALALSHTRIVSGMHSTVDVLGGRIMATALAAATLADPANAELKAAARAQALAYFTEKTGTTADTLFAYAHSDASDAYADREANARANGPRLTYVLERQGPRTPLTVPKGAEVLLETRLPYLSAAQRREVLRTTALPSGYVLLDGFEQWGRLDLFAAADGYGSFDSDVTVTLDASKGGFDAADAWRNDIGGDGGLTKRGSGTLTLTGRNRYEGGTVLEAGVLVAGNERALGRGDVRLTGGTLRAGEPVRVRGAWAQEGGAVLDLTLDRYRGPALRVSGRVRLDRGSVLSLRPDAERPPVAGTTVPVIEASALRGQFDRVELNSDHLRAVPVYTADGLSVRLLKR from the coding sequence ATGCCGTCACCCGCCGGGCAGCCCACCCCCTCGGCCGTGAACAGAAGGCACTTCCTGAAGGTCTCCTTCGGTGGCTCGGCGGCCCTGGTGGCCGCTCCCACGCTCGTCTCCTGGCTGGGCGCCGCCGACGCCAAGGCCGCCACGGCCCCGCTGCCGTTCGTCGACGACTACAGGACGAACGTCCCGGCGAACCTGACGCCCGAGACCAACGCCGTGGTGCGGATCCTCGGCGGCTTCGCCCAGATCTGGAAGACCGGGGCCGCCTGGAACACCGGCACAGCGCTGCGCCCCGAGATACTGCGCGCCAACGTGCGCTACTCCATCGCGATCACCGGCGCCCGCACGGAGGCCGAGGGCAAGGAGGCGTTCGTCTACGACCGCCAGCACCAGAGCTACGCGATGATCGCCGGACTCGGTCCGCTGTCGGATCTCTACAGAACGGGCGCCAAGGCAGTCACGTCGATCACCGCCGCGCCGGACACCACCCCCGCCACCAAGATCGACGACGCCGTGCCCGCGGGCGCGCCCGCCGGTTCCGCGCTCGGCGCCGGCTCCTACACCTCCGACCTCGGCCAGGTCGCCCGGCTCGTCGACACCGTGCGCGGCCCGTTCGCCTCCGGCAACCAGGGCAAGTACGCCTACCAGTACCCCCGTCCGTGGCGCATGAACGAGAACAGCGAGGTCGTCGACACCGGCAGGACCGACGCCCTCGGCTATCCCGTGTACGACTCCGAGGTGGTCGTCGTTCCCCAGCTGCTGCGTCAGCGCAGCACCTCCCCGACCGACGACGGCGGCTTCCCCAGCGGGCACACCAACGCCTTCCACCTGGCGTCGCTGGCCTACGCCTACGCCGTCCCCGAGCGGTTCCAGGAGCTGGTGACCCGCGCCCTCGCGCTCAGCCACACCCGGATCGTCTCCGGCATGCACTCCACCGTCGACGTCCTGGGCGGCCGCATCATGGCCACCGCCCTCGCCGCCGCCACGCTCGCCGACCCGGCCAACGCCGAGCTGAAGGCGGCCGCCCGCGCCCAGGCCCTTGCCTACTTCACCGAGAAGACCGGCACCACGGCCGACACCCTGTTCGCCTACGCGCACTCCGACGCCTCGGACGCGTACGCCGACCGCGAGGCCAACGCCCGCGCCAACGGGCCCCGCCTGACCTATGTCCTCGAACGCCAGGGCCCCCGGACGCCCCTCACCGTGCCCAAGGGCGCCGAGGTGCTGCTGGAGACCCGGCTTCCGTACCTCAGCGCCGCCCAGCGCCGCGAGGTGCTGCGCACGACCGCGCTGCCCTCCGGGTACGTCCTGCTGGACGGCTTCGAGCAGTGGGGCCGGCTCGACCTGTTCGCCGCGGCGGACGGTTACGGCTCCTTCGACTCCGACGTCACGGTCACGCTCGACGCGTCGAAGGGCGGCTTCGACGCGGCCGACGCGTGGCGCAACGACATCGGGGGCGACGGCGGCCTGACCAAGCGCGGGTCGGGCACGCTCACCCTGACCGGGCGCAACCGCTACGAGGGCGGCACCGTGCTGGAGGCGGGCGTGCTCGTCGCCGGCAACGAGCGCGCCCTCGGCCGCGGCGACGTCCGGCTGACCGGCGGTACGCTGCGCGCGGGCGAGCCGGTGCGGGTGCGCGGCGCGTGGGCCCAGGAGGGCGGCGCGGTGCTCGACCTGACGCTCGACAGGTATCGCGGCCCCGCCCTGCGGGTGTCCGGGCGGGTCCGGCTCGACCGGGGCTCGGTGCTGTCGCTGCGTCCGGACGCCGAGCGGCCGCCGGTCGCGGGGACCACCGTGCCGGTGATCGAGGCGTCGGCGCTGCGCGGTCAGTTCGACCGCGTCGAACTGAACTCCGACCACCTGCGGGCCGTACCGGTGTACACGGCAGACGGTCTGTCGGTACGACTCCTGAAGCGGTAA
- a CDS encoding phospholipid carrier-dependent glycosyltransferase, translating into MAPRAHPVPDTTPDAAPTRPRQPARRRLLVPLLVVLLLAQMAVAMVTAAVRQTPTIDEPVYVATAASYLHEHRVRLNPEHPPLGKLVIAAGVALARPHVDPSSTGTQEEAGRHLLYESGNDPGQLMLWARLPVIALTLLFGLVVFAFTRDLAGPFPAVAALALYALSPDVVAHGSLATLDVPAAGFVLTSVWLLWRSRHGRARRCLPLAGAALGAALATKMSSLPAVPVLVALAALSVCARRPRDVRRALLGSAVVTVTAVAVVWAAYLVVDPRLRWAPGTTHVPVVHGRRGLLLRLLPFPEAYRDGMRIQFGLENRSWTGFLFGHVYTGARWYYLPVALVVKTPLGMLVLWAAGAAALLLVRRLRPAAPYVLVPAAVLLVSAMTGARDLGTRYAVFLPMFLAVAAGCVLAVRRRWAPVAVGALVAFVAVSSLRTFPFYLPYSNEAFGGPAKTHLRLHDSNVDWGQDLGRLADRLHGRYRGERVWLVYKGSGVPAYYGIDASDPRRVPVAKVHGLLAVSDSAVALARGRLAVLLRSSRPVDEVGHSITLYRR; encoded by the coding sequence ATGGCACCCCGAGCACACCCGGTCCCGGACACCACCCCCGACGCGGCGCCGACGCGGCCCCGGCAGCCGGCCCGCCGGCGCCTGCTCGTCCCGCTCCTGGTGGTCCTCCTGCTCGCCCAGATGGCCGTCGCGATGGTCACCGCGGCCGTGCGGCAGACCCCGACCATCGACGAACCGGTGTACGTCGCCACGGCGGCCTCCTACCTCCACGAGCACCGGGTGCGTCTCAACCCGGAGCACCCGCCGCTCGGCAAGCTCGTCATCGCCGCCGGCGTGGCCCTCGCCCGTCCGCACGTGGACCCCTCGTCCACCGGCACCCAGGAGGAGGCGGGCCGGCATCTGCTGTACGAGTCCGGCAACGACCCCGGGCAGCTGATGCTGTGGGCCCGCCTGCCGGTGATCGCGCTGACACTGCTGTTCGGTCTGGTGGTGTTCGCCTTCACCCGTGATCTCGCGGGCCCCTTCCCCGCGGTGGCGGCGCTCGCCCTGTACGCCCTCTCCCCCGACGTCGTCGCGCACGGTTCGCTGGCGACGCTGGACGTCCCGGCGGCGGGCTTCGTCCTGACGTCGGTGTGGCTGCTGTGGCGGTCCCGGCACGGCAGGGCGCGCCGGTGTCTGCCCCTCGCGGGAGCCGCCCTCGGCGCGGCCCTCGCCACGAAGATGAGCTCGCTGCCCGCGGTCCCCGTGCTGGTGGCCCTGGCGGCGCTGTCGGTGTGCGCCCGGCGGCCCCGCGACGTCCGCAGGGCGCTGCTCGGCTCGGCCGTGGTGACGGTGACCGCCGTCGCCGTCGTCTGGGCCGCGTACCTCGTGGTCGATCCACGGCTGCGCTGGGCTCCGGGGACGACCCATGTGCCCGTCGTGCACGGCCGGCGCGGACTCCTGCTGCGGCTGCTGCCCTTCCCCGAGGCGTACCGGGACGGCATGCGGATCCAGTTCGGTCTGGAGAACCGGTCGTGGACGGGCTTCCTGTTCGGGCACGTGTACACCGGCGCCCGCTGGTACTACCTCCCGGTGGCCCTGGTGGTGAAGACACCGCTCGGGATGCTCGTCCTGTGGGCGGCCGGGGCGGCCGCCCTGCTCCTGGTGCGACGGCTGCGGCCCGCCGCGCCGTACGTGCTGGTCCCGGCCGCCGTGCTGCTGGTCTCGGCCATGACCGGAGCGCGGGATCTCGGCACCCGGTACGCGGTCTTCCTGCCGATGTTCCTCGCGGTGGCCGCCGGGTGTGTCCTCGCGGTGCGCCGGCGGTGGGCTCCGGTGGCGGTGGGGGCGCTGGTGGCGTTCGTCGCCGTCAGCTCGCTGCGGACGTTCCCCTTCTACCTGCCGTACTCCAACGAGGCGTTCGGCGGACCGGCGAAGACGCATCTGCGGCTGCACGACTCCAACGTGGACTGGGGCCAGGACCTGGGGCGGCTGGCGGACCGGCTGCACGGTCGCTACCGGGGCGAGCGGGTGTGGCTCGTGTACAAGGGCAGCGGGGTGCCCGCCTACTACGGCATCGACGCCTCGGACCCCCGGCGGGTGCCGGTGGCGAAGGTGCACGGGCTGCTGGCCGTCTCGGACTCCGCCGTGGCCCTGGCGCGGGGCCGGCTGGCGGTGCTGCTGCGCTCCAGCCGGCCGGTCGACGAGGTGGGCCACTCGATCACGCTGTACCGGCGGTAA
- a CDS encoding MurR/RpiR family transcriptional regulator codes for MPSPQQARAQASAITSGRTGPETEVSPTSRLRALFDGSHLSPGQRRIAQYLIEHITEAAFLSITDLADRVGVSQPSVTRFAAAVGFSGYPALRERLQSIALGALAGGPAAAEVNRSNELQAAVEAEIENLENLRRDFADPDRVIDVGRKLSQSTPLTILGLRISVSLAEYFAYAARRVHPDVRLVTRGGSVAYDALLQSREAGGTWVLAFSMPRHAQETLTAVRVARSAGLKVALITDLALGPVADEADATFATGTGSRLVFDSYAAPGVMAAALLQAMTDAGPERTQARLEEYEQIAEQHQFFLRE; via the coding sequence GTGCCATCGCCGCAACAGGCACGCGCACAGGCATCCGCGATCACCTCGGGCCGAACCGGACCGGAGACGGAGGTGTCCCCGACCTCCCGGCTCAGGGCCCTCTTCGACGGGTCCCATCTGTCCCCGGGGCAACGGCGCATCGCCCAGTATCTGATCGAGCACATCACCGAGGCGGCGTTCCTGTCGATCACCGACCTCGCGGACCGCGTCGGGGTGAGCCAGCCCTCGGTGACCCGGTTCGCCGCGGCGGTCGGCTTCAGCGGGTACCCCGCGCTGCGCGAGCGGCTCCAGTCGATCGCGCTCGGCGCCCTGGCCGGCGGTCCGGCGGCGGCCGAGGTGAACCGGAGCAACGAACTCCAGGCGGCGGTCGAGGCGGAGATCGAGAACCTGGAGAACCTCCGCCGCGACTTCGCCGACCCGGACCGGGTCATCGACGTGGGCCGCAAGCTGTCGCAGTCGACGCCGCTGACCATCCTGGGGCTGCGGATCTCCGTCTCGCTCGCCGAGTACTTCGCCTACGCCGCCCGCCGGGTCCACCCGGACGTGCGGCTGGTGACGCGGGGCGGCAGCGTCGCCTACGACGCTCTCCTTCAGTCCCGGGAGGCGGGCGGGACCTGGGTGCTGGCGTTCTCGATGCCCCGGCACGCGCAGGAGACGCTCACCGCCGTCCGGGTCGCGCGCAGCGCCGGTCTCAAGGTGGCGCTGATCACCGACCTGGCGCTGGGGCCGGTGGCCGACGAGGCGGACGCCACCTTCGCCACCGGCACCGGCTCCCGCCTGGTCTTCGACTCCTACGCCGCCCCCGGCGTGATGGCCGCGGCGCTGCTCCAGGCCATGACCGACGCGGGCCCCGAGCGCACCCAGGCGCGGCTCGAGGAGTACGAGCAGATCGCCGAGCAGCACCAGTTCTTCCTGCGTGAGTGA